One genomic window of Microbacterium testaceum StLB037 includes the following:
- a CDS encoding peptidoglycan D,D-transpeptidase FtsI family protein: MTKELRRLSIVMLAMFVALFASTSVIQVAQAGNLTNTPGNTRALYDSYEIQRGSIIASGTPIAQSVPADDVYSWQRQYTDAQMWAPVTGYVNAVLDSRTQIEDAENTVLSGSGENEFFSRINRAITGQAPRGANVELSLDANVQRAAWDALGGLQGAVVAIEPSTGRILAMVSTPSFDTNALASHDTDAVNSTYDQLMSDPSQPMDNRAIAGNLNPPGSTFKLVVASAALASGKYTPDSSFPNVAQYTLPQSTSVVQNAGGGTCGGGDTVTIATALRLSCNIPMAELAVELGDDAIRAEAEKYGFNKQFSMPLTSTASNYPSGLDAAQTALSGFGQGQVTATPLQMAMVSAGIANGGVVMNPRMIDRVIESDLSVTDERSDSEFGRALDANLDAQMVSMMTANVQDGAASNARIDGVQVAGKTGTAENGASRPFSLWFTGFAPADDPKVAVAVVVENGGGQGQSGSGNDIAAPIAKKVMEAVLGK; the protein is encoded by the coding sequence GTGACCAAAGAACTCCGACGCCTCAGCATCGTGATGCTGGCGATGTTCGTCGCCCTGTTCGCCTCGACGAGCGTCATCCAGGTCGCCCAAGCGGGGAACCTCACGAACACTCCGGGCAACACACGTGCCCTGTACGACTCGTACGAGATCCAGCGCGGCTCGATCATCGCGAGCGGCACTCCCATCGCCCAGTCGGTGCCCGCCGACGACGTCTACAGCTGGCAGCGCCAGTACACGGACGCGCAGATGTGGGCTCCGGTCACCGGGTACGTCAACGCGGTGCTCGACTCGCGGACGCAGATCGAAGACGCCGAGAACACCGTCTTGAGCGGCTCGGGCGAGAACGAGTTCTTCTCGCGCATCAACCGCGCGATCACGGGTCAGGCTCCTCGCGGAGCGAACGTGGAGCTGTCGCTCGACGCGAACGTCCAGCGCGCCGCGTGGGACGCCCTCGGCGGCCTGCAGGGCGCCGTCGTCGCCATCGAGCCGTCGACCGGTCGCATCCTGGCCATGGTGTCCACCCCGAGCTTCGACACCAACGCCCTCGCCTCGCACGACACGGATGCCGTCAACTCCACGTACGACCAGCTGATGTCGGACCCCTCGCAGCCGATGGACAACCGCGCCATCGCGGGCAACCTCAACCCTCCGGGATCGACGTTCAAGCTCGTCGTGGCATCGGCGGCCCTGGCATCCGGGAAGTACACGCCCGACTCGTCCTTCCCCAACGTGGCCCAGTACACGCTTCCGCAGTCGACGAGCGTCGTGCAGAACGCGGGCGGCGGAACGTGCGGCGGAGGCGACACCGTGACGATCGCCACGGCGCTCCGGCTGAGCTGCAACATCCCGATGGCCGAGCTGGCCGTCGAGCTCGGCGACGACGCGATCCGCGCCGAGGCGGAGAAGTACGGCTTCAACAAGCAGTTCTCGATGCCGCTCACCTCGACCGCGTCCAACTACCCGTCGGGTCTCGACGCCGCGCAGACCGCGCTCAGCGGTTTCGGACAGGGCCAGGTCACGGCGACACCGCTGCAGATGGCGATGGTGTCCGCCGGGATCGCCAACGGTGGCGTGGTCATGAACCCGCGGATGATCGATCGGGTCATCGAGTCGGACCTGTCGGTGACCGACGAGCGCTCCGACAGCGAGTTCGGCCGCGCACTCGATGCGAATCTCGACGCGCAGATGGTTTCGATGATGACGGCGAACGTCCAGGACGGCGCCGCGTCGAATGCAAGAATAGACGGGGTCCAGGTCGCGGGTAAGACCGGGACCGCCGAGAACGGGGCGTCCCGACCGTTCTCGCTCTGGTTCACGGGGTTCGCTCCGGCCGACGACCCCAAGGTCGCCGTCGCCGTGGTGGTCGAGAACGGCGGGGGCCAGGGGCAGAGCGGGAGCGGCAACGACATCGCCGCCCCGATAGCGAAGAAGGTCATGGAGGCGGTGCTGGGTAAATGA